The Cellulomonas flavigena DSM 20109 DNA segment CGGCCCTGGTACCCGGCGTCGGTCGCCACCGTCATGACCTGCACGTCCCGCCCGTCGTACCAGGTGCCGGCATACCCCACGAGCGAGCCGCCGGGCAGCTCGGCCCCCACGTACGTGCGCCCCGGCCCCACCAGCTCGTCCGCGAGCATCTGCCGCGACCACGCGCTGCCGCCGAACAGGGCGCGCTCCATGCGCTCGAGCGCGGACAGGTCCGCGGCGACCAGCGGCCGGACGACGACGTCGGCGGCGTCACCGCTCACGCGAGGACCCGCTTGCCGCCCGCAGGCGGCACGGCATCCGGCCGACGCAGGTACAGCGGGTCGGCGGGGAGCGTCTCCCCCGCCGCCAGCCGGCGCCGCGCGATGCGGACCAGGAGGGCCGGGTCCGGGTGCGTCAGGGCGGCCCGACCCACGGCCAGCCGCGGGTCGGGGGTTCCGAACACGTCGGGGTACAGGTCGCGCCCGGCGCCGACGACGAGGTCGCCGTCCGTGCGCGGGACGTCCGCGGGCGCCGCGACGTCGGGACCCGCGGTGCGCACGGCCGTGCCGTCGGCGCGCACCTCGTAGCGCGCCCAGTAGACCTCGCGGCGGCGGGCGTCGGTGACGACGAGCACGCCCGCGCCGTCAGGCAGCGCGGGGTCCTGCGCCACGGCCTCCGCGAGCGCGTCGAGGCTCGGCACGCCCAGCACGGGCACGCCCCGGGCCAGGCCGAGCACCCGCGCGGTCACCAGGCCCACACGCAGACCCGTGAACGGCGCCGGCCCGGTGCCGACGACGACGGCCTCCAGGTCCGCCGGCGTCGCCCCCGCCTCGTCGAGCAGCCGCGCGACGAACGGCGCGAGCGTCTCGGCGTGCCGGCGCGGCGCGTCGTCGCGCACCGTGCGCTCGCCGCCGTCGTGGACGAGCGACGCCGCCACGGCGCCGGACGTGTCGATCCCCAGGAACATCAGGCCCCGTCCTCCGTCCGTGCGGACGCGTCCGTCGCGTCCTGCGGCGCGCCGGGCAGCGCGACGCCCGTCCACCGCTCCCCGACCGTGCGCGCCGTGAGCACGCGCTCGCCCGCCGCCGCGTCCTCGACGTCGTCGCCGACGCCGCCGTGCGGGCGCTCGAGCCGCAGCTCGAGCCGGGCCTCCGTGAGCCCCTCGACCCAGCCGGCGCCCCACTCGACGACCGTGACGGCCTCGTCGAGCGCGGAGTCCAGGTCGAGCGCCTCGACCTCGTCGAGCGAGCCCAGCCGGTACGCGTCGACGTGCACCAGCGCGGGGCCGCGCGTGCCGTCGGGGCGCGGCAGCGGCGGGTGCTCGCGCGCGATGACGAACGTCGGCGACGCGACCTGGCCGCGCACGCCCAGGCCCTCGCCGAGGCCCTGCGTGAGCGTCGTCTTGCCGGCACCGAGGTCACCGGTCAGCACCACGAGGTCCCCGGCGCGCAGCACCTCGGCCAGCGCCCGGCCCCACGCGCGGGTCGCGTCCGCGTCGGGCAGCCGCACCTGCACGTTCACGCGCCACCTCCCTCGCTCGGCGCGGGTGCCGCCACCCGCGCGCTGTCGACGTACGTGCGCGGCACGCGTGCCCCCAGGCGCGTGACGAGCTCGTAGGAGATCGTCCCGGCGACGTCCGCCCAGTCCTGAGCGGTCGGGCCGCCGTCGCGCCCGTCACCCCACAGCACGACGCGGTCGCCGGCCGACTCGGTGGCACCGGGACCCAGGTCGAGGACGACCTGGTCCATGCACACGCGACCGGCGACGCCCAGGCGCCGCCCGCCGACCTGCACGGGGCCGCCCCAGCGCTCGGCGCTGCCCGACGCGTGCCGCGGCACGCCGTCGGCGTACCCGACGGGCACGACCCCGAGCACCGTGTCGTGCGGGACCACGTACTCGTGGCCGTACGACACGCCGGACCCGGCGGGCACGGGCTTGACGGTCGCGAGCTGCGCCTCGAACGTCATCGCCGGCACGAGGCCGAAGCGCTCCGGGCCGCCGAGCTGCGGCACCGGCGACAGCCCGTACACCGCGATGCCGGGACGTACGAGGTCCCAGTGCAGCGCGGGCGAGGTCAGCGTCGCCGCCGAGTTCGCCAGGTGCCGGACCTCGAGGCGCGCACCCGCCGCCTCGACCGCCGCGACCGCCTCGGCGAACACGCCGGCCTGCTGCGCGACGACCGCGTGGTCGGGGGCGTCCGCGAAGGCCAGGTGCGACCACACGCCGACGACGCGCACGACCCCCTCGGCCTCGGCCGCGAGCGCGGCGGTCAGCACCTCCGGGAGCTGCGCAGGCACCAGGCCGTTGCGTCCCAGGCCGGTGTCGACCTTGAGGTGCACGCGCGCCGTGCGCCCCGCCTCGCGAGCGGCCGCGACGACGTCGTCGAGCGCCCACCGCGACGCGACCGACAGGTCGACGTCGGCCTCGACGGCCTCGCGCAGCGGCGCACCGGGCGCGTACAGCCACGTGAGGATCCGCGCCCCGGTGACGCCCGCGCGCCGCAGGTGCAGCGCCTCGGGCACCTGCGCGGTGCCGAGCCACGTCGCGCCGCCCTCGAGCGCCGCCAGCGCGCTGGGCACGAGCCCGTGCCCGTACGCGTCGGCCTTGACCACGGCCATGACCTGCGCGGTCGGTGCGTGGGCCGCGAGCGCACGGACGTTGCCGCGCACCGCGCCCAGGTCGACCACCGCGCGCGCCGGGAAGTCGTTCACGCCCGCCAGTCTCTCACCGCGCGGGTCGTGCGTCGGCACGCCGAGCGTCGGGCGTCGGTGCGCTCAGCCCAGCAGGTCGGGGCCCACGACGAGGTCCGCCCGTGCCGCCGTCGGCGCGACGAGCCGGGCGTTGCTCGCGTCCGGCCCGGTCGACCACGCGAGCGCGGCGGCGGGCGTCTTGCCGAACCGCTCGTGCCGGGCGACGAGCCGCGCGAGCCGCACCTCGTCGTCGGGCGCGACGTACCAGGACTCGTCGAGCAGGTCGGCGACGGGCGCGAACCCGTGGTCGGCCAGCAGCAGGTAGTTGCCCTCGGTGACCACCAGCCGGACCTCTGCCGGCACGGCCACCGCCCCGGCGACGCCGTTGCGCAGGTCCCGGCGGTACTCGGGCGCGTACACGACGTGACCGGGGCGGGGCTCGCGCAGCCGACGCAGCAGCGCGACGTAGCCGTCGGCGTCGAACGTGTCCGGCGCACCCTTGCGGGCCGCGCGCCCGATGCGCTCGAGCTCGGTCTGGGCGAGGTGGAAACCGTCCATCGGCACCACGACGCACGTGTCCGCGAAGGCTGCGGCGACCTGCGCCGCGAGCGTCGACTTGCCGCCACCGGGCGGGCCGGCGATACCGAGCACGCGCCGCCCGCCCGCGGCGAGCAGGGCCTCGACGCGCGCCACCAGGGCGCCTGCGAGCGGCGCGAGCGCGGCGCGCGACGCGACGACCGCGTCCCCGGCCCCCGACGCGCTCACGCGCTCACCAGCCGCGCGACGACACCCGGCACGGCGCCCGCGACGTCCGCGGCCGCCACCGGACCGCCGGGGTTCGCGGCGTGCGCGGCCCACCCGTGCACCGCGGCCGCGGCGGCGGCGAGCGCGGCAGGGAGCATCGGGTCCGTCACGGCGTCCCGTGCGCGTCCTGCGAGCAGGGCTCCCAGCACACCGCCGAGCACGTCACCGGCACCCGCGGTCGCGAGCCACGCGGGAGCGTCGGCCTGTGCGTGCACCGCGCCACCGTGCCCGACGACGACGGTGGTCGCACCCTTGAGCAGGACGGTCGCGCCGGTCAGCTCGTGCGCGCGCCGCGCGTGCGCGAGCGGCGCGGCCTCGACGTCCTCGCGCGTCACCCCCGCGGCGCCGCGCGCGGCGAGCAGCGCCGCGAGCTCGCCCGCGTGCGGGGTGAGGACGACGTGCGCAGGCACGCGCTCGGGCAGCAGGTCGAGCGCGCCGGCATCGACGACGACGGGCTCGTGCGCCGCACGCGCGAGCACGTCGCGCACCCGCTCGCGCTGGGCGTCGTCGTCCGGGGCGACGCCGGAGCCGACGACCCACGCCTGGACGCGCCCGTCCCCGACGACGACCTCGGGGTGCGCCGCGAGCACCTGCGGTCCTGCCGCGCCGAGATACCGCACCATGCCGACACCCGCGCGCACGGCACCGGCGACCGACAGGACCGCGGCGCCGGGGTAGCGCGCGGACCCGGCCACGACACCGAGCACGCCACGTGCGTACTTGTGCGCGGCGCGTCCCGGGACGGGCCACAGCGTGGCGACGTCCTCCGCCTCGAGCCGCACGGCTGCGGGGGCCCCGGCCGGGTCCAGGCCGAGGTCCACGAGGACGACACGTCCGGCCGCGTGCGCCGCGGGCGGCAGCAGCAGCGCCGGCTTGCGGACGCCGAACGTCACCGTGAGGTCCGCGTCGAGCACGGCGCCCTGGCGCGTGCCGTCGTCGACCCCGACGCCGGACGGCACGTCGACCGCGACGACGAGGGGGCGGGGCTGCGCCGCCGCGACCTCCTCGACGAGCCACGCCGCAGGCCCTCGCACGCCCCCGCGTCCGCCGATCCCGAGCAGCCCGTCGAGCACGACGTGCGCCGCGCGGACGGCGGCGGTGACGTCCGCCCGTCCCGTGCCGTCGGTGGCTCGCAGGACACGGCCGTGCGCCGCGGTCAGCGCCGCGAGCCCGTCGGCGTGCACCCGTGGTGACGCCAGGACCGCGGTGACCGCGACCCCGCGACGGGTGAGCAGCGCACCGGCGTGCAGCGTGTCGCCCCCGTTGTTGCCCGGCCCGACGAGCAGGACCGCACGGGCACCCCGGACACGGCCGCGGGCCTCGCGCAGCGCGCGGGCGACGTGCCCCGCGAGCCCGAACGCCGCGCGCCCCATGAGCGGCACCCCGGCCGCGAGCAGCGGCTCCTCCGCAGCACGCACCGCGTCCGCGGTCCACGAGGTCAGCACCCGCCCATCCTGCCGTGACGGCACCGGGCGCGCCCACGATCGTGCACTCCACGACCGTCGGCCCTACGCGCGGCCCGCGCCCGGGCGCGCGGGTAGCGTGCGAGGCATGCGATTCGGACTCTTCATCCCCCAGGGCTGGCGGCAGGACCTCACGGGCATCGACGCCCACGACCACTGGCAGGTCATGAACGGCCTGGCGCAGTGGGCGGACCAGGGTGACGCCTTCGAGTCGATCTGGGTCTACGACCACTTCCACGCCGTACCCGAGCCCAACGGCGAGGCCACGCACGAGGCGTGG contains these protein-coding regions:
- the rimI gene encoding ribosomal protein S18-alanine N-acetyltransferase; translated protein: MSGDAADVVVRPLVAADLSALERMERALFGGSAWSRQMLADELVGPGRTYVGAELPGGSLVGYAGTWYDGRDVQVMTVATDAGYQGRGIARRMLGALLDRAREQRAESVLLEVRVDNAPAIHLYASMGFRQLGRRRGYYQPENVDAWTMQLLLPAPVVEGAEGER
- the tsaB gene encoding tRNA (adenosine(37)-N6)-threonylcarbamoyltransferase complex dimerization subunit type 1 TsaB, whose translation is MFLGIDTSGAVAASLVHDGGERTVRDDAPRRHAETLAPFVARLLDEAGATPADLEAVVVGTGPAPFTGLRVGLVTARVLGLARGVPVLGVPSLDALAEAVAQDPALPDGAGVLVVTDARRREVYWARYEVRADGTAVRTAGPDVAAPADVPRTDGDLVVGAGRDLYPDVFGTPDPRLAVGRAALTHPDPALLVRIARRRLAAGETLPADPLYLRRPDAVPPAGGKRVLA
- the tsaE gene encoding tRNA (adenosine(37)-N6)-threonylcarbamoyltransferase complex ATPase subunit type 1 TsaE — translated: MNVQVRLPDADATRAWGRALAEVLRAGDLVVLTGDLGAGKTTLTQGLGEGLGVRGQVASPTFVIAREHPPLPRPDGTRGPALVHVDAYRLGSLDEVEALDLDSALDEAVTVVEWGAGWVEGLTEARLELRLERPHGGVGDDVEDAAAGERVLTARTVGERWTGVALPGAPQDATDASARTEDGA
- the alr gene encoding alanine racemase, translated to MNDFPARAVVDLGAVRGNVRALAAHAPTAQVMAVVKADAYGHGLVPSALAALEGGATWLGTAQVPEALHLRRAGVTGARILTWLYAPGAPLREAVEADVDLSVASRWALDDVVAAAREAGRTARVHLKVDTGLGRNGLVPAQLPEVLTAALAAEAEGVVRVVGVWSHLAFADAPDHAVVAQQAGVFAEAVAAVEAAGARLEVRHLANSAATLTSPALHWDLVRPGIAVYGLSPVPQLGGPERFGLVPAMTFEAQLATVKPVPAGSGVSYGHEYVVPHDTVLGVVPVGYADGVPRHASGSAERWGGPVQVGGRRLGVAGRVCMDQVVLDLGPGATESAGDRVVLWGDGRDGGPTAQDWADVAGTISYELVTRLGARVPRTYVDSARVAAPAPSEGGGA
- a CDS encoding nucleoside/nucleotide kinase family protein; the encoded protein is MSASGAGDAVVASRAALAPLAGALVARVEALLAAGGRRVLGIAGPPGGGKSTLAAQVAAAFADTCVVVPMDGFHLAQTELERIGRAARKGAPDTFDADGYVALLRRLREPRPGHVVYAPEYRRDLRNGVAGAVAVPAEVRLVVTEGNYLLLADHGFAPVADLLDESWYVAPDDEVRLARLVARHERFGKTPAAALAWSTGPDASNARLVAPTAARADLVVGPDLLG
- a CDS encoding NAD(P)H-hydrate epimerase translates to MLTSWTADAVRAAEEPLLAAGVPLMGRAAFGLAGHVARALREARGRVRGARAVLLVGPGNNGGDTLHAGALLTRRGVAVTAVLASPRVHADGLAALTAAHGRVLRATDGTGRADVTAAVRAAHVVLDGLLGIGGRGGVRGPAAWLVEEVAAAQPRPLVVAVDVPSGVGVDDGTRQGAVLDADLTVTFGVRKPALLLPPAAHAAGRVVLVDLGLDPAGAPAAVRLEAEDVATLWPVPGRAAHKYARGVLGVVAGSARYPGAAVLSVAGAVRAGVGMVRYLGAAGPQVLAAHPEVVVGDGRVQAWVVGSGVAPDDDAQRERVRDVLARAAHEPVVVDAGALDLLPERVPAHVVLTPHAGELAALLAARGAAGVTREDVEAAPLAHARRAHELTGATVLLKGATTVVVGHGGAVHAQADAPAWLATAGAGDVLGGVLGALLAGRARDAVTDPMLPAALAAAAAAVHGWAAHAANPGGPVAAADVAGAVPGVVARLVSA